A region from the Aquimarina sp. ERC-38 genome encodes:
- a CDS encoding cellulase family glycosylhydrolase, giving the protein MNTGINYLKQVVALGFILLLTSNLDITAQNGAVGKFGRLQVNGNKVTAEDGTEISLAGMSLFWSNAAWTLSDFYNKETVDHLANNWNASIVRAAVGVTETWDGGRGYIGNGTDFYAAGREWKDAKEFNLVRLEAVIDAAIANDIYVIVDWHTHEAEKYVNEAVEFFGYISKKYGSNDHIIYEIYNEPYGARQGNPKTSWSTIKNYSRPVIAEIRKNDKDNLIVVGTSTWSQDVDEPAADQNWINDPNIAYALHFYANTADHQQPLRNKAKLAMDAGIALFVTEFGSVSADGNGGFNRNQTNQWINFLKNNKVSFVNWSLSDLNETSAVITAKADPSNPSNSDLNGVQRFLNNDLTAPGNFMKSIVQQQNTLSAPEVILNGEQIKIYPLPAEDRITIEAEDIINTISILDLTGKLLVTQQVSKLNPEVSTEALTTGNYILKIEANGKTASALITKK; this is encoded by the coding sequence ATGAATACAGGAATTAACTACCTAAAGCAAGTCGTAGCACTTGGCTTTATTTTATTACTTACATCAAATCTAGACATCACCGCACAAAACGGAGCGGTAGGTAAATTTGGGCGGCTACAAGTAAACGGAAACAAAGTAACTGCAGAAGACGGTACTGAAATCAGTCTCGCTGGAATGAGTTTATTCTGGAGCAATGCTGCCTGGACACTGAGTGATTTTTACAACAAAGAAACAGTAGATCATTTGGCTAATAACTGGAATGCTTCCATAGTAAGAGCTGCAGTTGGTGTTACTGAAACCTGGGATGGTGGTCGTGGCTATATTGGCAATGGGACTGATTTTTATGCAGCAGGAAGAGAATGGAAAGATGCGAAGGAGTTTAATTTAGTTCGTTTAGAAGCCGTGATTGATGCTGCTATTGCAAATGATATATATGTCATCGTAGACTGGCATACGCATGAAGCTGAAAAATATGTAAACGAAGCCGTAGAATTCTTTGGCTATATTTCTAAAAAGTACGGATCTAATGATCATATTATATACGAAATCTATAACGAACCTTATGGAGCCAGACAAGGTAATCCTAAAACCTCATGGTCAACTATTAAAAATTATTCACGACCTGTAATTGCAGAAATCCGTAAGAATGATAAGGATAATTTAATTGTGGTAGGTACTTCTACCTGGTCGCAGGATGTTGATGAACCTGCTGCAGATCAAAACTGGATAAACGATCCTAACATAGCATATGCCTTACACTTTTATGCCAATACTGCTGATCACCAACAACCTTTAAGAAATAAAGCGAAATTAGCTATGGATGCTGGTATTGCTCTCTTTGTTACAGAATTTGGATCTGTAAGTGCTGATGGGAACGGAGGTTTTAATCGAAACCAAACTAACCAATGGATTAATTTCTTAAAAAATAATAAAGTAAGTTTTGTAAACTGGTCTTTAAGTGACCTAAATGAAACATCCGCAGTAATAACTGCCAAAGCGGACCCTAGTAATCCCAGTAATTCTGATTTAAACGGAGTACAACGATTTTTAAACAACGATCTGACCGCTCCTGGTAATTTCATGAAAAGTATTGTACAACAGCAAAATACCTTATCTGCACCAGAGGTTATTTTAAATGGCGAACAAATTAAAATCTACCCGTTACCTGCTGAAGATAGGATTACTATTGAAGCAGAAGATATAATCAACACGATTTCAATCCTGGATTTAACCGGAAAATTATTGGTTACTCAACAAGTAAGTAAATTAAATCCTGAAGTTTCTACGGAAGCCTTGACTACCGGTAACTATATCTTAAAAATAGAAGCAAACGGAAAAACAGCAAGTGCTTTGATTACTAAAAAGTAA
- a CDS encoding esterase-like activity of phytase family protein, protein MIGCKSSVTFFSNPEIQFLDEHIVTNDSIFSGSSIGGLSGIDYNPISNHFNLVCDDAYNPRFYQANIAFKDFKIDTIIFEKLTKFDTTSQLLVNRNVLDLEGIRMFDNTFLFSSEGSINYQKEPSIFQTDRNGKILYSYTLPSYFLADSTAINQPRHNAVFEGITVSFDKKGFWAATELPLEKDGYEPSYNSNGAPVRLTYFDFKLKKAIKQFIYSLDKLSKDPKGTFAVNGVTEILQISKKQFLVLEREYVAGYGTQGNNVRIYLADFTNATNTLNDVVLKEKHIPATKKLLFTFESVRSQLTRQIVDNLEGMTFGPKLPNGNLSLLLVADNNFNPPAQQLNQFILLELKFN, encoded by the coding sequence ATGATAGGTTGTAAAAGTAGCGTTACTTTTTTTAGTAATCCGGAAATTCAATTTTTGGATGAACATATCGTTACTAATGATTCCATATTCTCTGGTTCTTCTATCGGTGGTTTATCCGGTATTGATTATAACCCAATTTCTAATCATTTTAACCTGGTTTGCGATGATGCCTATAATCCGAGGTTTTATCAAGCTAATATTGCTTTTAAAGATTTTAAAATTGACACTATTATATTTGAAAAACTGACTAAGTTTGATACTACTTCTCAACTATTGGTAAATCGAAATGTATTAGATTTAGAAGGTATACGAATGTTTGATAATACGTTTCTTTTTTCTAGTGAAGGTTCCATTAATTATCAAAAAGAGCCTAGTATATTTCAAACGGACCGTAATGGAAAAATACTTTATTCTTACACACTTCCCTCCTATTTTTTAGCAGATAGTACGGCCATAAATCAACCTCGTCACAACGCGGTTTTTGAAGGTATTACTGTTTCTTTTGATAAAAAAGGCTTTTGGGCAGCGACAGAGCTTCCGCTGGAAAAAGACGGATACGAACCTTCATATAACTCTAACGGAGCACCTGTTCGTTTGACTTATTTTGATTTTAAGTTAAAAAAAGCAATAAAGCAGTTTATTTATTCTTTAGATAAACTATCAAAAGACCCAAAAGGTACATTTGCGGTAAACGGTGTAACCGAAATACTTCAAATTTCAAAAAAACAATTTTTAGTTCTGGAAAGAGAATATGTTGCAGGTTATGGTACCCAAGGAAACAACGTTCGGATTTACCTGGCAGACTTTACAAACGCTACTAATACATTAAACGACGTAGTTTTAAAAGAAAAACATATTCCAGCAACTAAAAAACTACTATTTACTTTTGAAAGCGTTCGGTCACAACTTACTCGTCAAATCGTAGACAATCTGGAAGGAATGACCTTTGGCCCTAAATTGCCAAACGGAAATTTATCCTTACTTTTAGTAGCAGATAATAATTTTAATCCCCCTGCACAGCAATTAAACCAGTTTATTTTATTGGAACTTAAATTTAACTAG
- a CDS encoding SixA phosphatase family protein has product MYKALILLPFLLFLFACQQIKKVDQPSEKSQDKTTTYYFIRHAEKELQGGNPDLTEEGKQHAKKWGSYFTNKNLDAIYSTDYNRTQQTAQIIADQLNLSVTSYNPNDSYTENFKQNTHHKNVLVVGHSNTIPDFANTIIGEHKFSDISEDDYDQLITITIKDSTVTSSIATINN; this is encoded by the coding sequence ATGTATAAAGCACTCATTCTGCTTCCGTTTTTACTATTTCTTTTTGCCTGTCAGCAAATTAAAAAGGTAGATCAACCATCAGAAAAATCACAGGATAAAACCACTACTTACTATTTTATCAGACATGCCGAAAAGGAACTTCAAGGGGGTAATCCTGATCTTACGGAAGAAGGAAAGCAACATGCCAAAAAATGGGGTTCATACTTTACTAATAAAAACTTGGATGCTATTTACAGTACCGATTATAACCGAACCCAACAAACCGCACAGATAATTGCGGATCAATTAAACCTTAGCGTAACAAGTTATAATCCAAATGATAGTTATACGGAAAATTTTAAACAAAACACTCATCATAAAAATGTCCTGGTGGTAGGACATAGTAATACCATTCCTGATTTTGCTAATACTATTATTGGAGAACATAAATTTTCAGATATATCTGAGGATGACTATGATCAGCTTATCACTATTACAATTAAAGATTCAACCGTTACCAGTTCAATAGCTACTATAAATAACTAA
- a CDS encoding DUF6503 family protein yields the protein MKKIKKIVQIVYLILIILGITNTLNAQVSADKIIDKAIEKAGGALFDKATIQFTFRGNQYQSWRNLGAYRLERTVIKPEGLLQDIVSNNGLERYLDHCPQLVTDSLLTRISDGVNSVHYFASLPFGLNAPAVNKKLIGEGTIKYQPYYKVEVTFIQEGGGTDFEDVFLYWIHKENFTIDYLAYQYAVNGGGIRFREAFNPRVIKGIRFVDYKNYKTDDLSISLHQLDKLYEAGKLKLLSEINTENIRVFFEQDCC from the coding sequence ATGAAAAAGATAAAAAAGATAGTACAAATTGTATATTTAATATTAATAATTCTTGGAATTACCAATACTCTTAATGCACAGGTAAGTGCAGATAAAATTATTGATAAAGCTATAGAAAAAGCTGGCGGTGCGTTATTCGATAAAGCAACCATTCAATTTACTTTTAGGGGAAATCAATATCAAAGTTGGCGTAACTTAGGAGCCTACCGTTTAGAAAGAACAGTAATAAAACCTGAAGGTTTACTGCAAGATATTGTATCTAATAATGGACTAGAACGATACCTGGATCACTGTCCGCAATTGGTAACTGATTCTTTGTTAACCCGTATAAGCGATGGAGTAAATTCGGTACATTATTTTGCTTCTTTACCTTTCGGACTTAATGCCCCGGCGGTTAATAAAAAGTTGATTGGGGAGGGTACGATCAAATATCAACCTTATTATAAAGTAGAAGTAACTTTTATCCAGGAAGGTGGCGGAACCGATTTTGAAGATGTATTTTTATATTGGATTCATAAAGAAAATTTTACCATAGATTACCTGGCATATCAATATGCGGTAAATGGCGGGGGTATCCGATTTAGGGAGGCTTTTAATCCTAGGGTGATCAAGGGGATTCGATTTGTAGATTATAAAAATTACAAAACAGATGATCTTTCAATTTCGCTACATCAATTAGACAAGTTATATGAAGCTGGAAAGCTGAAATTATTATCTGAAATAAACACAGAAAATATCAGGGTGTTTTTTGAACAGGATTGTTGTTAG
- the smpB gene encoding SsrA-binding protein SmpB yields the protein MLQQNVNILNRKAKFEYEFLDTYVAGIKLVGTEIKAIREGKASIAESFCEFHNGGELFVINMHIQEYSHASHFNHNPKSERKLLLNKRELRKLEKEVKNSGLTIVPTRLFINERGFAKLKIALAKGKKLYDKRETIKDRDNKRALDRIKKNF from the coding sequence ATGCTGCAACAAAATGTAAATATATTAAACCGAAAGGCAAAATTCGAATATGAATTTCTTGATACTTACGTTGCAGGAATAAAACTGGTTGGCACTGAAATTAAAGCTATTCGGGAAGGAAAGGCCAGTATTGCAGAGAGTTTTTGTGAATTTCATAACGGAGGTGAACTTTTTGTAATTAATATGCATATTCAGGAGTATTCGCATGCTTCACATTTTAACCATAATCCTAAAAGCGAACGTAAATTACTTTTAAACAAAAGGGAATTACGAAAACTAGAAAAAGAAGTTAAAAATTCAGGATTAACAATTGTACCTACCCGACTTTTTATTAATGAACGAGGTTTTGCTAAATTAAAAATTGCACTGGCAAAGGGTAAAAAATTATATGATAAACGAGAAACTATTAAAGATCGGGATAATAAACGTGCCCTGGATCGTATAAAAAAGAATTTTTAA
- a CDS encoding protein-L-isoaspartate(D-aspartate) O-methyltransferase, translated as MIYRDTLKHAGKRKQLLTILMEKGIEDTSILNAIGKIPRHLFMDSGFEDHAYQDKAFPIGANQTISQPYTVAFQTELLEIKPGDRVLEIGTGSGFQTAVLCELGVKVYSIERQKELFKKAKLFLPKLGYRPKHLSFGDGYKGLDRYAPFDGIIVTAGAPFVPNPLLAQLKIGGRLVIPVGNDPQIMTLFVRKSETKFEKHEFGEFRFVPLLENKN; from the coding sequence ATGATCTACCGCGATACATTAAAACATGCTGGTAAGCGCAAACAATTGCTTACTATTTTAATGGAAAAAGGAATTGAAGATACTTCCATACTAAATGCTATTGGTAAAATTCCCAGGCATTTATTTATGGATTCAGGGTTTGAAGACCATGCCTATCAAGATAAAGCATTTCCTATTGGTGCAAATCAAACTATTTCTCAACCTTATACCGTTGCTTTTCAAACAGAATTGTTAGAAATTAAGCCGGGAGACAGGGTTCTTGAAATTGGAACCGGTTCCGGATTTCAAACGGCGGTTCTATGTGAATTAGGGGTAAAAGTATATAGTATTGAACGACAAAAGGAACTGTTTAAAAAAGCTAAACTCTTTTTACCTAAATTAGGCTACCGCCCAAAGCACCTTTCTTTTGGTGACGGGTACAAAGGCCTGGATCGGTATGCACCTTTTGATGGCATTATTGTAACCGCAGGAGCCCCTTTTGTTCCCAATCCCCTGTTGGCGCAATTAAAAATCGGTGGGCGCCTGGTCATTCCCGTAGGTAATGATCCGCAAATTATGACATTATTTGTTCGTAAAAGTGAAACTAAATTTGAAAAGCACGAATTTGGAGAATTTAGATTTGTACCACTTTTAGAGAATAAGAATTAA
- a CDS encoding Gfo/Idh/MocA family oxidoreductase, with the protein MLKAGVLGAGHLGKIHLRLLQQSELYDLIGFYDSDQKNAMQVAKEYGYPLVASIKELIDIVEVVVIVTPTLFHFDVAKQAILAGKHVFIEKPITNTVAEAEELIALAKQQQVLGQVGHVERFNPAFTAVFGQINNPMFIEAHRLSEFNPRGTDVPVVLDLMIHDLDAILSVVDAPIKNISASGVSVISETPDIANARIEFENGCVANLTASRISLKNMRKSRFFQKDAYISIDYFEKKCEVVKMKEAPEQPDDFAMILQNAEGVKKQIYFDNPHVAENNAILDELESFAKAIKEGTVPVVTLKDGKRALSVAYQIMNCF; encoded by the coding sequence ATGCTAAAAGCAGGAGTGTTGGGTGCGGGACACCTGGGTAAAATTCATCTTCGCTTGTTACAACAATCCGAATTATATGACCTTATCGGATTTTATGATTCTGATCAAAAAAATGCAATGCAGGTTGCAAAAGAATACGGATATCCTCTGGTAGCTTCTATTAAAGAACTGATTGACATCGTAGAAGTAGTGGTTATCGTAACCCCTACTCTTTTTCATTTTGACGTGGCAAAACAAGCTATTCTTGCCGGAAAACATGTATTTATAGAAAAACCGATTACAAATACGGTAGCAGAAGCCGAGGAACTGATTGCGTTGGCAAAACAGCAACAAGTATTAGGGCAAGTAGGTCATGTAGAACGTTTTAACCCGGCTTTTACTGCTGTTTTCGGACAAATTAACAACCCAATGTTTATTGAAGCACATCGATTATCTGAATTTAATCCCAGGGGTACGGATGTCCCGGTAGTTTTAGATTTAATGATTCATGACCTGGATGCTATACTCAGTGTAGTTGATGCTCCTATTAAAAATATCAGTGCCAGCGGTGTTTCTGTGATAAGCGAAACCCCGGATATTGCTAATGCTCGTATTGAATTTGAAAACGGATGCGTAGCCAATTTAACGGCAAGCCGAATTTCCTTAAAAAATATGCGCAAATCGCGTTTTTTTCAAAAGGATGCTTATATTTCTATTGATTATTTTGAAAAAAAATGCGAAGTGGTCAAAATGAAAGAAGCCCCGGAACAACCGGATGATTTTGCTATGATTTTACAAAATGCAGAAGGGGTAAAAAAACAAATTTATTTTGATAACCCTCATGTAGCAGAAAATAATGCTATCCTAGATGAACTGGAATCTTTTGCAAAAGCAATTAAGGAAGGTACTGTACCGGTAGTAACTTTAAAAGACGGAAAGCGGGCATTATCTGTAGCTTATCAGATTATGAATTGTTTTTAA
- a CDS encoding 3-hydroxyacyl-CoA dehydrogenase family protein, whose amino-acid sequence MNKIVVIGAGTMGNGIAHTFAQYNYQVTLVDTSSTALESGMANITHNLDRMVQKEKITDKVKEQTLANLITATSLSKCVEDADLVVEAATENLDVKLAIFKELDNLCPEKSILASNTSSISITQIAAVTQRPEKVIGMHFMNPVPIMKLVEVIKGYSTSEEVLQEIMELSQKLQKEPVLVNDYPGFVANRILMPMINEAIETLYHGVAGVPEIDTVMKLGMAHPMGPLQLADFIGLDVCLSILEVLYRGFKNPKYAPCPLLVNMVRAGKYGVKSGEGFYNYSTSRKAEVVANQFKR is encoded by the coding sequence ATGAATAAAATTGTTGTTATTGGCGCCGGAACTATGGGCAATGGCATTGCTCATACCTTTGCTCAATATAATTACCAGGTAACGCTGGTAGATACTTCTTCAACGGCACTGGAAAGCGGAATGGCGAATATTACTCATAACCTGGACCGTATGGTTCAAAAGGAAAAGATTACTGATAAAGTAAAAGAACAAACTTTAGCTAATCTTATTACAGCTACTTCATTATCCAAATGTGTAGAAGATGCTGATTTGGTAGTGGAAGCTGCAACCGAAAATCTGGATGTTAAACTGGCTATTTTTAAAGAATTAGACAACTTATGTCCTGAAAAATCAATTTTAGCTTCTAATACCTCGTCTATTTCTATCACTCAAATTGCAGCGGTTACGCAACGGCCGGAAAAAGTCATTGGCATGCATTTTATGAACCCGGTTCCTATAATGAAACTAGTGGAAGTCATTAAAGGTTATTCCACTTCAGAAGAAGTGCTACAGGAAATTATGGAACTTTCTCAAAAACTTCAAAAAGAACCTGTTTTAGTCAATGACTACCCCGGATTTGTAGCTAATCGTATTTTAATGCCTATGATTAATGAAGCCATAGAGACCTTATATCATGGAGTAGCAGGCGTTCCGGAGATTGATACAGTCATGAAATTAGGTATGGCACATCCTATGGGGCCTTTACAATTGGCTGATTTTATCGGATTAGATGTATGCTTATCTATTCTGGAAGTATTGTACCGTGGGTTTAAAAATCCGAAATATGCACCTTGCCCGTTATTAGTAAACATGGTTCGAGCCGGAAAATACGGGGTAAAAAGCGGAGAAGGTTTTTACAATTATTCAACTTCTCGTAAAGCAGAAGTAGTGGCGAATCAGTTCAAAAGGTAA
- a CDS encoding DUF1015 domain-containing protein, with the protein MAKILPFKAVRPPRDKVALVASRSYQSYTPEERDSRMDYNPYSFLHIVNPGYKFQQEISGEQRYTLVRNRYLEFKEENTLQQDATAMYYIYKIINREGESFCGIIAAASTSDYENNVIRKHENTLSERETVFKDYLKTVGFNAEPVLLTYADNKEIQNVLEQICKERPEYEFTTTYRDTHYLWMLSEPVTVAIIEQIFDKIPVLYIADGHHRSASSYLLSKDISENSDGKKKESYDYFMSYLIPESQLRIYEYNRLVKDLNGLTKEAFLIKLDFWFRIENRGLEVYQASKEHHFSMYLDGEFYSLYLRKTRYTFDNALDKLDAQILFQTVLDPILDIKDLRTDTRIEYSHGKNGIVYIKSLVDKGEFAVGFHLFPATVEQMRAIADQGLVMPPKSTYIEPKLRSGVTIYEF; encoded by the coding sequence ATGGCAAAAATACTTCCATTTAAAGCAGTACGCCCTCCGCGAGATAAAGTAGCTCTGGTAGCTTCGCGCTCTTATCAAAGTTATACTCCCGAAGAACGGGATTCCCGTATGGACTATAACCCGTATTCTTTTTTACATATCGTTAACCCTGGATATAAGTTCCAACAGGAAATTTCCGGCGAACAGCGATACACTTTGGTTCGTAATCGATATTTAGAGTTTAAGGAAGAAAATACCTTGCAACAGGATGCAACAGCTATGTATTATATCTACAAGATTATTAACCGTGAAGGAGAGTCTTTTTGTGGGATTATTGCTGCAGCCAGTACTTCGGATTATGAAAATAACGTAATTCGTAAACATGAAAACACACTTTCTGAACGAGAAACGGTTTTTAAAGATTATTTAAAAACTGTTGGTTTTAATGCAGAACCGGTTCTACTAACTTATGCGGATAATAAAGAAATACAAAATGTACTAGAGCAAATTTGTAAAGAACGTCCGGAGTATGAATTTACCACTACCTATAGAGATACCCATTATCTGTGGATGCTAAGCGAACCTGTAACTGTCGCGATTATAGAACAAATTTTTGATAAAATCCCGGTATTGTATATAGCGGATGGACATCATCGGTCGGCTTCCTCCTATCTACTTTCTAAGGATATTTCCGAAAACTCAGATGGAAAAAAGAAAGAATCGTATGATTATTTTATGAGTTATCTTATCCCGGAATCCCAGCTTCGTATTTACGAATACAACCGTCTGGTAAAAGATTTAAACGGATTGACCAAAGAAGCATTTTTAATAAAACTTGACTTCTGGTTTCGTATTGAAAATCGAGGCCTGGAAGTTTATCAGGCATCCAAAGAACATCATTTTAGTATGTACCTAGATGGCGAATTTTATTCGTTATACTTACGTAAAACTAGATATACCTTTGATAACGCACTTGACAAACTGGATGCCCAGATTTTATTTCAGACAGTATTGGACCCAATTCTGGATATCAAAGATTTACGAACGGACACCCGAATTGAATATTCACATGGTAAGAATGGTATTGTATATATTAAAAGCCTAGTAGATAAAGGTGAATTTGCCGTGGGATTCCACCTTTTTCCAGCAACTGTCGAACAAATGAGAGCCATTGCAGACCAAGGACTAGTTATGCCTCCTAAAAGCACGTACATCGAACCGAAATTAAGAAGTGGGGTCACGATTTATGAGTTTTAA
- a CDS encoding IS30 family transposase, with the protein MGRGCIPNRRDITERPPVVDKKERIGDLEIDLVIGKDHRGALVTINDRATGMLRMGHIENKSAREVQVKTEELLEDWKPFIKTITSDNGKEFANHQEIAEELDIDFYFAKPYHS; encoded by the coding sequence GTGGGTAGGGGGTGCATCCCTAATAGAAGGGACATAACAGAACGCCCCCCAGTAGTAGACAAAAAAGAAAGGATAGGTGACCTTGAGATTGACCTGGTGATAGGTAAAGACCATAGAGGTGCCCTTGTCACTATAAATGATAGGGCTACAGGGATGCTAAGGATGGGACATATAGAAAACAAATCAGCCCGGGAAGTCCAGGTGAAAACGGAAGAACTACTGGAAGATTGGAAGCCTTTCATTAAAACTATTACCAGTGACAACGGGAAGGAGTTTGCAAACCATCAGGAAATAGCAGAGGAGCTTGACATTGATTTTTACTTTGCAAAACCCTACCATAGCTGA
- a CDS encoding vitamin K epoxide reductase family protein has protein sequence MKNSIAYVIERLLQENKVKIDSEELIFQVESHPSYPSLHAITGVLTHFKIQNLAIELPLDKTTLSQLPSNFIAQVKTSEGTRFALVINKNSDYTLIFSQKISKTISFDDFLLQFTGVVVIVEAVENVLLKNKKNYTKPFFYLSMLSLAILVLITKNNFYESFHFLLSLVGVITSLLIVQYEINGDAKFISGVCSEDSKKVSCGSVLNSKGSYIYKDIKISEISLIYFSTICIIWFLFSLTGISPILLIYLSIASIPAIIYSLYYQAFILHKWCVLCLSIVTVLLAQLILLPNFEISEYTVSIVSILIFAFSLTSMISIWLLVFSSMKKNQKFNKLKIESVKFKKNFKLFNAILQNSKSLDMSSINSSKIVFGNRNAPLNITLITNPFCVHCKSAHYLVENILETYDKNVQITVLFNISTKNEQSDLVKVTSRLIEIYHVEGEKLFKEAIHSIYEGVQVKEWFSKWNEPLNFKNVIEILEKEREWCENNGINFTPKILLNGRSFPEMYERKDLLYFVEDLIDLLVANFEFSYS, from the coding sequence TTGAAAAACTCAATTGCATACGTTATAGAGAGGTTGCTTCAAGAAAATAAAGTGAAAATTGATTCTGAAGAATTAATTTTTCAAGTTGAAAGTCATCCTTCATACCCAAGTCTGCATGCAATAACTGGTGTATTAACCCACTTTAAGATTCAAAATTTAGCAATTGAGTTACCTTTAGATAAAACAACATTATCTCAACTCCCTTCAAATTTTATAGCACAAGTAAAGACTTCGGAAGGTACTAGGTTTGCTCTTGTTATTAATAAAAATTCAGATTATACATTAATATTTAGTCAAAAAATATCAAAAACTATTTCTTTTGATGATTTTCTACTTCAATTTACTGGAGTTGTAGTTATCGTTGAGGCAGTTGAAAATGTTTTATTAAAGAACAAGAAGAACTACACCAAGCCTTTCTTTTATCTTTCGATGCTATCACTTGCTATTTTAGTATTAATTACTAAAAATAACTTTTATGAAAGTTTTCATTTCCTTCTTTCATTAGTTGGCGTTATAACTAGTTTACTAATTGTTCAATATGAAATTAATGGTGATGCTAAATTTATTAGTGGTGTTTGTTCTGAAGATAGTAAAAAAGTAAGCTGTGGATCTGTTTTAAATTCTAAAGGATCATATATTTATAAGGATATTAAGATAAGTGAAATTAGCTTAATTTACTTTTCTACAATATGCATTATATGGTTTTTATTTAGTCTTACAGGAATAAGCCCAATTTTACTTATCTACCTTAGCATAGCTTCAATACCTGCGATAATTTATTCTTTATATTATCAAGCATTCATTTTACACAAATGGTGTGTACTTTGTTTAAGTATTGTTACGGTATTATTAGCTCAATTAATACTATTACCTAATTTTGAGATTTCTGAATATACAGTCAGTATAGTATCTATTCTAATATTCGCTTTTAGTTTAACTAGTATGATTAGTATTTGGCTTCTTGTTTTTTCAAGTATGAAAAAAAATCAGAAGTTTAATAAACTGAAAATTGAATCAGTAAAATTTAAAAAGAACTTTAAGTTGTTTAATGCTATTTTGCAAAACTCTAAAAGCTTAGATATGAGTAGTATTAATTCATCTAAAATAGTTTTTGGTAATAGAAATGCTCCTCTCAATATTACATTAATTACTAACCCGTTTTGTGTACATTGTAAATCAGCTCATTATTTGGTGGAAAATATTTTAGAAACATATGACAAAAATGTTCAAATTACTGTTTTATTCAATATTAGTACAAAAAATGAGCAGAGTGACTTGGTAAAAGTTACGAGTAGACTAATAGAAATTTACCATGTCGAAGGTGAGAAACTTTTTAAAGAAGCAATACACTCCATATACGAAGGAGTCCAAGTCAAGGAATGGTTTTCTAAATGGAATGAACCTTTAAATTTTAAAAATGTAATTGAGATATTAGAAAAGGAAAGGGAATGGTGTGAGAATAATGGTATAAACTTTACACCTAAAATTCTACTCAACGGGAGGTCGTTTCCTGAAATGTATGAAAGAAAAGATTTGCTGTATTTTGTAGAAGATTTGATTGATTTATTAGTTGCTAATTTTGAATTTTCATATTCATAA
- a CDS encoding cell division ATP-binding protein FtsE, with the protein MSVTPVLHLSKASIYQRDNLILSDVNVTVHKGDFVYLIGKTGTGKSSFMKTLYGDIPFTEGEGTIVDFDLSTLKESQIPYLRRKLGIVFQDFKLLNDRTIKDNLLFVLKATGWTDQKGMSSKIDEVLGKVGMKTKDFKFPYQLSGGEQQRIAIARSLLNDPELILADEPTGNLDPQTSVEVMEVLQEINKNGNTILMATHDYALLLKYPSKTLKCEGNKVFEVVQRKE; encoded by the coding sequence ATGTCGGTAACACCGGTACTTCATCTATCTAAAGCTTCTATTTATCAAAGAGATAATCTAATTTTATCAGACGTAAATGTTACGGTTCATAAAGGTGATTTTGTATATCTGATTGGTAAGACCGGAACCGGGAAGAGTAGTTTTATGAAAACCCTGTACGGTGATATTCCGTTTACAGAAGGTGAAGGGACTATCGTGGATTTTGATTTATCTACGTTAAAAGAAAGTCAAATTCCTTATTTACGAAGAAAATTAGGGATTGTATTTCAGGATTTTAAATTATTAAATGACCGGACGATAAAAGATAACTTGCTTTTTGTATTAAAAGCAACCGGTTGGACGGATCAAAAAGGTATGTCTAGTAAAATAGATGAGGTTTTAGGTAAAGTAGGAATGAAAACCAAAGATTTTAAGTTCCCTTATCAATTATCCGGCGGCGAACAACAGCGAATTGCTATCGCCAGATCCTTATTAAATGATCCGGAATTAATTTTGGCTGATGAACCTACCGGGAATCTTGACCCTCAAACTTCGGTGGAAGTGATGGAGGTATTACAAGAAATAAATAAAAACGGAAACACTATTTTAATGGCTACGCATGACTATGCTTTGTTATTAAAATATCCCTCTAAGACCTTAAAATGCGAAGGCAATAAGGTGTTTGAAGTAGTACAGCGTAAAGAATAA